TGCGTCATTTCGAGCTGGACGAGACCGCACTCGAGCGCGATCTGACAGCCGCGCTCGATCGTCTGCCGCGCGGCGCGACCTCTGTTTCCGATATCTCCGCGCAAGTCGACGAAGCCGTCGAGCGCGGCTGGGTCTTCGGTTCGCTGATGTTCAATGCCGCGAAGGTGCGCACCGGACACCTCGTGATCGGCATGTTGCGCACGCCCAACCTGCGCAATGCGCTTTACGCGCTTTCGCGTCAGTTCGAGAAGATCAGCTTCGATGCACTGTCCGGCCGCTTCGACGCGCTGCTCGAAGGTTCACCTGAAGCGCATGCCGCTACCGCCGATGAGTCGGTGGCGCCCGCGGTCGTACCGTCCGGTCAGCAGGACGCGCTGACCCGCTATACGGTCGATCTCACCGCCGAGGCGCGCGAGGGTAAGTTGGATCCCATCGTCGGACGCGACATGGAGATTCGCCAGGTCATCGACATTCTCATGCGCCGGCGCCAGAACAACCCGATCCTCACGGGCGAGGCAGGCGTCGGCAAGACGGCGGTGGTCGAAGGTTTCGCGCAGCGTATCGTCGCGGGTGAGGTGCCTCCCGCATTGCGCGACGCCGTCGTGCGCACACTCGACGTCGGTCTGCTGCAGGCGGGCGCGAGCGTCAAAGGCGAGTTCGAGAGCCGGCTCAAGCAGGTGATCGAGCAGGTGCAGGCGTCGGCAAAACCGGTGATTCTCTTCATCGACGAAGCGCATACGCTCGTCGGCGCAGGCGGCGCGGCTGGCACCGGCGATGCCGCCAACCTGCTCAAGCCAGCGCTCGCACGCGGCACGCTGCGCACCATCGCCGCGACGACGTGGGTCGAATACAAGAAGCACATCGAGAAAGATCCGGCGCTCACGCGGCGCTTCCAGGTGGTCAAGGTGCCGGAGCCTTCCGAGGCAGGCGCGATCGCGATGATGCGCGGCCTCGTGGGCAAGATGGAGCGGCATCACGGCGTGCAGGTGCTCGACGAGGCGGTGGAGGCTGCCGTGAAGCTCTCGCATCGCTTCATCCCGGCGCGGCAGTTGCCCGACAAGGCGGTGAGCCTGCTCGACACGGCCTGTGCCCGCGTCGCGGTGAGTCAGCAGGCGCTGCCGCCCGCCATCGACGATGCGAAACGGCGCATCGAGACGTGGCAGACCGAAAGCGAGATCGTGACGCGTGAAGCGGCGCTCGGCATTGACACGCAAGAACGGGCCGCCGATGTCGCGGCGCGTCTCGACGCCGAGCGCGCGCGCCTCGCGGATCTCACCGCGCGCTGGGAAACGGAGCGCGCGCTGGTCGTGCGCATCCTCGCGGCGCGGCGGTCCATCGAGGAGGGCGGCGAGGGCGAAACGCTTTCGCAATTGCAGGCGATGAGCGCTGAGCTCGCGGAACGTCAGGGCGAAGCGCCGCTCATCTTGCCGGGCGTGGATGCGCATGCGGTCGCGTCGGTGGTGCAGGACTGGACCGGTATTCCGGTCGGCCGCATGGTCCGCGACGAAGCCGCGAGCGTGCTCGATCTGGCGGCGACGCTGAACCGCCGCATCGTCGGGCAGCGTCACGCGATGGAGATGATCGCGCGCCGCGTGCAGACCGCGCGCGCCGGGCTCGACGATCCCTGCAAGCCGGTCGGCGTGTTCATGCTGGCGGGCACCTCGGGCGTGGGCAAGACCGAAACTGCGCTCGCGCTTGCCGAAGCGCTGTATGGCGGTGAAGACAATGTCATCACCGTGAACATGAGCGAGTACCAGGAGGCGCATACGGTGTCGCTGCTCAAGGGCGCGCCGCCGGGATACGTCGGCTATGGCGAAGGCGGCGTGCTCACCGAGGCGGTGCGGCGGCGTCCCTACAGCGTGGTGCTGCTCGACGAATTCGAGAAGGCCCACCCGGACGTGCACAAGCTCTTCTTTCAGGTCTTCGACAAGGGCCGCATGGAAGACGGCGAAGGCCGCGAGATCGATTTCAGCAACACGCTGATCCTGCTCACGACCAACGTCGGCACCGAACTCATCACGCATCTGTGCGGCGGCGGGCGTGAGGCGCCGTCGCCGGAAGAGATCGCGCGAGCACTGCGCACCCCGCTGCTCGACGCGTTTCCTCCCGCGTTGCTCGGACGCGTCGCGGTGATCCCGTATTACCCCCTCGACGACGCGATGCTCGATGCGGTGATCCGTCTGCAACTCGCGCGCATCGGCCGGCGCATCGAGCAGCAGTATCGCGTGAGTTTCGCCTACGACGACGCGGTGGTCGGCCTGATTGCGCGACGCTGCACGGAACTCGCGAGCGGTGGCCGGATGATCGACGCGATCCTCACCAACACGCTGCTGCCGCGTGTGAGCAAGGAATTCCTCGGCCGTCTGGTCGAGGGCAGCACGGTCGGGAAAGTCGAAGTCGGCGTGTGCGACGGCGACTTTACCTATGCCTTCGACTGATATTGAACAAGGAGCCAGCCATGCCACAACAAGTCAGCATGGGCGCGACACTGCAATGCTCGTTCGGCATGGCGCCGTCGGAGCTCGTCGTGCTGCCCATAAACCGGGTGCTCTGTGAAGGGCCGCTCGCCGCGAACATCATGGATCACGTGCCGCTCGTGAACATCATGCCGTTCGGCATGTGCACGTCGCCGGCGAATCCGGAGGTCGCCGCAGCCACCGCCGCCGCGCTCGGCACGCCGACGCCGATGCCTTGCGTGCCCGTGACCGTGTCGCCGTGGGTGCCCGGTGCGCTCAACGTGCTGCTCGGCAACCAGCCGTCGCTCGACAACGTATCCACCTGCCAGTGCATTTGGGGCGGCGTGGTGACGATCGTCGATCCGGCGACCTGCGAAACGCAGATTCCCTGACAGCGAGGCCGGCGATGACGCTCACCGATACCGATCGTGTCGCGCAGGTGACCTGCGCACTCGGCAAGAACGCGCTGGTGCTCTATCGGATGCGCGGAGTTGAGGAGCTCGGACGGCTCGCGCAATGGGATGTCGATCTGCTCGCTGATCGGTCGAATCTCGACATCGCCAGGATGCTCGGCAGCGACTTCTCGCTGTCGCTGGAGATTCCTGGCGGCGGCACGCGCGAGTACAACGGCATCGTCACGGCGTTCGAGCTGGCGCGTGCGGCGAGCACGCAGCCCAACCGTCCGGCGATGTATCGCGCCACGGTGCGCCCGCGCCTCTGGCTGCTCACGCGCGCGTCGCATTGCCGCTTTTTTCACCAGATGACCGTGCCCGCGATCATCGGCAAGGTGCTGGCCGACTATCACATCGACTTCGAGAACAAATGCTCGGCGACGTATCCGAGCGTCGAGCATTGCGCACAATATCGCGAGACGGATTTCGATTTCGTGAGCCGGATCGCCGAGCGAGAAGGCATTTACTACTTCTTCGAGCATCAGGGCGGCAAGCATCGGCTGATTCTCACGGATTCGTCGCAGGTGCACGGCGCGACACCGCATTGCGCCGCGCTGCCGTTTCGTCCGCAGCCGGCGATGCCGCACGAGCACGAGTGGGTCTATGCATGGTCCACCGGCGGCGAAGTCGCCACGGGCATCGTCGAGATCAACGACTACGACTTCGAGAAGCCGTCGCAATCGGCGCAGCAGGGTCTGGTCGCGCGGGCGTTGCGCAGCACGCCTTTCGACCCTGCCGTCTACGCGATGCAGGAGCACGCGCCCGGCTATACGCAGCATGAAGACGCCGAGCGACTGGCGCGCGCGCATGCCGAGACACATCAGGCGTCCAACGTGTTCGTCAGCGCACGCACGACCGCGCGCGCCATCTGGCCCGGCGGCCTCGTGCGGCTGACCGGGCACCCGCTGGAGCAGCAGAATCGTGAATACCTCGTCGTTTCGGCCGAGTACGCGATCAATTCGGATGACTATCTATCCGCGCTCGACCCGAACAACCGGCCGCCAGTATTCGATTGCGCCTTTCGGGCACTGCCGCGCGACGCCGGATTTCGCGCCGCGCGCAGTACTGCGCGAGCGCGCGTCGCGGGGCCGCAGACAGCGGTGGTCGTCGGGCCGAACGGCGAAGAGATTCACACCGACAAATACGGGCGCATCAAGGTGCAGTTCCATTGGGAGCAGCTTGCGCCGGAGGCTTCGCGCGAGTCCTTGCAGCGCTGCTGGGTGCGGGTCGCGCAGCCGTGGGCCGGCAAGGGCTATGGGGCGTTCTTCCTGCCGCGCATCGGTCAGGAAGTGCTGGTGCATTTCATCGAGGGCGACCCGGACCAGCCGCTCGTGATCGGCAGCGTCTACAACGCCGCGCAGACCACGCCGTACGAACTCGCCGCGAAGATGGCGCGCACCACGCTCAAGAGCAATTCGACGAAGGGCGGCAACGGCTTCAACGAAATGCGTTTCGACGATACCAAGGAGGCCGAGCAACTGTTCTTCCATGCCGAGCGCGATCTGGAGACCTGGGTGAAGCACGACGCCCTGACGCGCATCGGCAACGAGCGCCACGTGATTGTCGAGCACGACGATCTGGCGCGCTGCGGCGGCAATCGCAGCGATGCCGTGCAGGGCGACCAGCGGGTGCGGATCGGCGGCAAGTATTCGCTCGATGTCGGCGGCGACACGCAACACAAGAGCGGGGCGAATATTTTGGTGGGGGCGGGTGTTAACGTCGATATCAAGGGCGAGGCCAACGTGACCGTCGAGGCGGGCGTGACGCTGACGCTCAAGGCGGGCGGCAACACGATCGTGCTGGGGCCATCCGGCATCGCGATCAATGCGGCAGGGCCGGTGTCGATCGATGGCGTGGTGGTGCAGATCAACTGTGGCGGCGGGGGCGGCGGGGCGGGTGCGGCGAGCGCGTCGCCCGATGCGCCCGCCGATCCCCGCCAGGCCGACGACGGCTCGAAATGAACGCGCACGGAGAAGTCCTCATGTATCTGACGCTCACGCTCGACACGTATCAGGGCAGCGCCCCCGATGTGCCGCTCGCATGCCGCTTCGGCGCGGCGGGCGGCACCATCGGGCGCGGCCCCGACAACACGATGGTGCTGCCGGATACGGCAAAGACCGTGTCGCGTGTGCAAGCGCGGATCGACAGGACCGAGGACGGCTGGCGGCTCGCCGACCTCGGCACCAATCCCAGCCGGCTCAACGGGAGGCCGCTCACGAGTGATCGGCCCGTGCCGCTGGCCAACGGCGACTTGCTCGAGATTGGCGGCTACCGGCTCGATGTGCGGACGTTAGAGCCCGCGCCCGCCGAAGCCTTCGACGCGCCCCTCGGCGTGCATGACCGCCGCGATTTCGATCCGCTCGACCGGTCGAGCCAGCGCGAGGACGCGCTCACGGAGACGTTCGCGCACGATCCGCTCGCTCGCGCGGCGGTGCTTGCGGATTGCCCGCTGCCGGGCCCGCGCTTCGATCCACTCGCCGCGACGCTTGGCGACGCGCACCCGGCGCACGAAGCGCCGCGGCGCTTCGACGGGCACGCGGTGTTCGCCGGTTCCGGCAGCGATCACGTGCCGCCCGAGCAGTTCGCCTACGTGCCGCCTGCCGGCGCGATGACGCATGCGCCGGCGGGCGGCATTCCGCACGACTACGATCCGTTGGGCGATGTCGCGCTCGCGTCTTCCGCGAGCGCCGCGTCCGGGCCGCTACGCGAACCGGTGCAGCGCCCCACGATCCCGGCTGCCGCACCGTCCCGCGCCGCGCCGGCGAGCGGCGTTGCAGCCAATGATGCCAACGCCGAAGCGGCCTTCGCGGCGTTGCTCGACGGCCTGGGCGTCGATGCCGGCGCGCTCGCCGGGCGCAACGCCGCCGAGGTCGCGCGTCTCGCGGGTGCGATGTTGCGCACGGCGGTGCGCGGCGTGGTCGACGTGCTGCTGTCACGCTCGATGCTCAAGCGCGAGATCAGCCTCGACACGACGATGCTGGTCCAGCGCGACAACAACCCGCTCAAATTCTTCCCCGACGGTGACGGCGCGCTCGCGCAGATGCTGCGCGGCGCGAGCGCCGGATACCTGCCGCCGCAGACGGCACTCGAAGGCGCATTCGACGATATCCGCCGCCACGAGGTCGCGGTCCTCGCGGGCACGCGCGCGGCGATGCTGCACCTGCTCGGCCGCTTCGACCCAAAGGCAATCGTCGCTGCCGACACACGGCGCGGCAGGTTCGACTGGCTGCCCGCATGCAGAAAGGCGCGCCAGTGGGACCGTCTGGTTGCGCTGCACGCCGAGCTCGCGCGCGCGAGCGCCGACGACCTTCAGGCTCTGTGCGGCAGCGCCTTCAACGACGCATACGAGCGGCAGGTGAACGGCCGCGCCGACGTGATCCCGCTGGCTCCTTCAATCCGATAGTGAGGCGACGATGTCCTGGAACAACAAGGTGATCTGGTCGGAAGGCATGCTGCTTCAGCCGCAGCATCTGCAACAGCATGACCGCTACCTGCGCGCGCAGATCGACGCGCGCTGCGCCGCGCTGCGGCCCTATGCGTTCGGATTCTCGGAGCTCGCGATCGACGTGGAGCAACTGAAGCTCGGCCGCATCGCGCTGACCTCGTGCGCGGGCGTGTTGCCCGATGGCAGTCCGTTCCGACTGCCCGCCGACGATGATCTGCCGCTGCCGCTCGCCGTGCCCGAGGACGCGCGCGATCTGACGGTCGTGCTGGCGCTGCCCGTCGCGCGCCGGGGCGTGCCTGAGGCCGCGCATGGGGCGCACGCAGAGGGCACGGGCGGCCATGATGGTTTCGCGCGTCACCGCATCGCGGAGACCGAAGTGCTCGACAGCAACGACGGCGCCATCGGTGCCGCGCTCGTGCAGGTCGGCAAGCTTCAGCTACGGCTCGCGTTCGAGCGGGACGTGGTCCATGCGCACACGTCGCTCGGCATTGCGCGTATCGTCGAGCGCCGTGCGGACAACAGCCTCGTTATCGATTCCGCCTACGCGCCGCCTTGCCTCGACTATCGCGTGTCGCGCCGCTTGTGCGGCTTCGTCGACGAACTCGTGGGCCTCATGCATCAGCGCGCCGATGCGCTCGCCGCGCGCCTTGCCCAGCCCGCCGCGACCGGCGCGGCCGAGATCGCCGACTTTCTGCTGCTGCAGGTCCTCAACCGGGCCGAGCCGCTGTTCGCGGGGATCGCATCGACCACCGGCCTGCATCCGCATGATCTGCATCAGCACGCGTTGCAGCTGGCCGGCGAGCTCGCGACCTTCAGTCAGTCCGGCAAGCGTCCCGCCTCCTTTCCGGTCTATCGCCACGAGCGGCTCGACGAGACCTTCACGCCGCTCATCGACGCGCTGCGTGGCGCGCTCAGTGCCGTGATGGACCCGCATGCGGTGCCGATCGCGCTGGAGGAGCGCAAGTACGGCTTGCGCGTGGCGATCGTGCCGGACCGCGAGCTGTTCGCCTCAGCGAGCTTCGTGCTTGCGGTGAAGGCCGATCTCGCGCCGGCCGTGCTGCTCAATGGCTTCCCGCAGCAGGCCAAGCTCGGGCCGGTCGAGCGCATCCGCGATCTCGTCAATCTCCAGTTACCGGGTATCGCGTTGCGTGCGCTGCCGGTGGCGCCGCGCCAGTTGCCGTTCCATGCGGGCTTCACCTATTTCGAGCTGGAACGCGGCGGCGAGTTGTGGCGGCAGTTCGCCACTTCGGCTGGCGTCGCGTTGCACGTTGCAGGTGACTTCCCCGGGATCGAGCTCGAGTTCTGGGCAATCCGCCCATGAGCGCGGCCGGTTCTGGGCCACATTCGACGAAGGACCTCACCGTGAACGCACCGACCTTTCCGCAAGCCGGCTTCGACCCGGACGACACCATCCTGATTCCGCAACCGGGCGGGCGCACTGCGACGCGTCGGCGCAATGAGGAGCCCAATGAAGAGCGCAATGAAGAGCGCGAGCAACCGGCGCCACGCGGCGCCCGCTCGCCGGTACTGCCGGTCGCGGCCGGCCTGAACCCGCTCGTGCGCGCCGCGAATGCGCTGCTCGAACTTGCGCTGCCGCTGCGCCAGCGCGCGGCGATCGCCGATATCGAAGGACTGCGCGCCGAGCTTGCGCGGATGGTGCGTACCTTCGAGCAGGACGCGCGCGCGAGCGGCATCGATACCGAAAAGCTCGCGGCGGCGCGTTACTGCCTGTGCACCTGCATCGACGAGGCGATCTCGGGCACGCCGTGGGGCAGCGGTGTATGGGCGAGCCGCAGCCTGCTCGTCACCTTCCATAACGAAGCGTCGGGGGGCGAGCGCTTCTTCCTGATCCTGCAACGACTCGCACAAGACCCGGCGCGCAACGTCGACGTCCTGGAACTGCTGTACGTGATCCTGTCGCTCGGCTTCGAAGGGCGGTATCGCCTGATCGACGGCGGGCGCAGCCAGCTCGAATCCGTTCGCGAGCGGCTCGAGCGCATCATCCGCATTCAGCGTGGCGCTTTCGAGACCGAGCTGTCGGTGAACTGGCGGCCCGCCGAGCGCGCGCGCAGGCCGCTCGGGCAGCGTATGCCGCCGTGGGTCTGCGCCGCGCTCGCGGCTGTCGTCGTGGTGGCGACGCACATCGTGCTCGCGCAGAGCCTGAACCGTACCTCCGACCCCGTGTTCGACGCGCTCAACCGCATCCGGGTCAGCGAGCGCCCCGCAGTACAGGCGAGCGTGATCGCGCCTGCCGCGATGTCCGCCGCCGCCGCGACGCTGTCGACGTTTCTTGCGCCCGAGATCCGCCAGGGGCTGGTCTCGGTGCGGGAGACGGCGGACCGCTCGATCATCACGATTACAGGCGACAACCTGTTCGCGTCCGGCAGCGCAACGCTCGATCCGGCCTACGACGCGTTGATCGGACGCATCGGAGAGGCGCTGAAAAGTGTGCCCGGCAAGGTCGTCGTCACGGGCCACACTGATGACCAGCGGCTCCTGTCCGCGCGCTTCCCGTCCAATTGGCATCTGTCGCAGGCGCGCGCCGAAAGCGTGCGCGCGATGCTCGCGTCTTTCACTGGCGCACCCGCGCGCTTTTCCGCTGAAGGGCGGGGCGACGCCGAGCCGCTCGCGTCGAACGACACGCCCGCTGGCCGCGCGAAAAACCGCCGCGTCGAAATCACGCTGCTCGCGCCGGGCGCGTCCTCGTGACGCGCGGCGCAGCCTACGCGGCGCAGCCTAACTCATTCGTATCGACACTCAGGCTTGGAGACACCGATGAAAAAAATCGCAGGTTCGCTGACGCCGCCGCAATGGCTCACGCTCGCGGGCGTGCTCGCGCTGCTCGTCGTCGTGTGGTTCGAAGGGCCGCTGTTCGCGTTCAACGGACACGCGCCGCTCGAATCGCCGCGCGCCCGCTGGATCGCGATGGCGCTGCTCGTCGCCGCGTGGGTGCTGGCCTGGGGCGCGCGCGCGGGCGTCGCGCGACTCGTCAATCTGCGCTTCGTGAGCGGTGTGGCAGGGCAGGGTCAGGCGGCGGGCAGTGTGGAACTCGCGGTGCTGCGCGAGCGCTTCGAGCAGGCGCTTGCGATCCTGCGGCAGGCGCGCATGAAAGGCATCAACGGCCGCCAATGGGTGTACCAGCTGCCGTGGTACATGTTCATCGGCGCGCCGGGCACCGGCAAGAGCACGGCGCTCGCGCACTCGGGCCTGCGCTTTCCGCTGCGCGAGAAGCTCGGCGAGGCGGCGATCGGCGGCGTCGGCGGCACGCGCCACTGCGAGTGGTGGTTCACCGACGACGCCGTGCTCGTCGATACCGCGGGCCGCTACACGACGCAGGACAGCGACGCGCAAGCCGACGGGTCCGCGTGGACGGGCTTTCTGCAACTGCTGCGCAAGTACCGGCCACGCCGGCCGCTGAACGGTCTCATCGTGACGGTCTCGGCGGCGGATCTGGTGCGCCAGGACGAGGCGGCGCGCGACACGCACATCCGCACGATCCGAAGCCGGCTCACGGAGCTGAGCGAGAGGCTCGGGGTGCGCTTTCCGGTCTACGTCGTCGTGACGAAGTGCGATCTGCTGGCGGGCTTCACCGAGTTCTTCGACGACCTCGGCGAAGCGGAGCGCAACCAGGTCTGGGGCATCACGTTCCCACTCGACGAGTCGCCGACTGCGGGCGCCGCGCTCGCCGCGTTCCCCGCCGAATTTGATGCGCTTGGCGCGCGGCTGCAGGCGCGCGTGCTGCATCGCATGCAGCGTGAAACGGACGTGCAGCGGCGCGCGC
The genomic region above belongs to Paraburkholderia sp. HP33-1 and contains:
- the tssL gene encoding type VI secretion system protein TssL, long form, with amino-acid sequence MNAPTFPQAGFDPDDTILIPQPGGRTATRRRNEEPNEERNEEREQPAPRGARSPVLPVAAGLNPLVRAANALLELALPLRQRAAIADIEGLRAELARMVRTFEQDARASGIDTEKLAAARYCLCTCIDEAISGTPWGSGVWASRSLLVTFHNEASGGERFFLILQRLAQDPARNVDVLELLYVILSLGFEGRYRLIDGGRSQLESVRERLERIIRIQRGAFETELSVNWRPAERARRPLGQRMPPWVCAALAAVVVVATHIVLAQSLNRTSDPVFDALNRIRVSERPAVQASVIAPAAMSAAAATLSTFLAPEIRQGLVSVRETADRSIITITGDNLFASGSATLDPAYDALIGRIGEALKSVPGKVVVTGHTDDQRLLSARFPSNWHLSQARAESVRAMLASFTGAPARFSAEGRGDAEPLASNDTPAGRAKNRRVEITLLAPGASS
- the tssK gene encoding type VI secretion system baseplate subunit TssK — translated: MSWNNKVIWSEGMLLQPQHLQQHDRYLRAQIDARCAALRPYAFGFSELAIDVEQLKLGRIALTSCAGVLPDGSPFRLPADDDLPLPLAVPEDARDLTVVLALPVARRGVPEAAHGAHAEGTGGHDGFARHRIAETEVLDSNDGAIGAALVQVGKLQLRLAFERDVVHAHTSLGIARIVERRADNSLVIDSAYAPPCLDYRVSRRLCGFVDELVGLMHQRADALAARLAQPAATGAAEIADFLLLQVLNRAEPLFAGIASTTGLHPHDLHQHALQLAGELATFSQSGKRPASFPVYRHERLDETFTPLIDALRGALSAVMDPHAVPIALEERKYGLRVAIVPDRELFASASFVLAVKADLAPAVLLNGFPQQAKLGPVERIRDLVNLQLPGIALRALPVAPRQLPFHAGFTYFELERGGELWRQFATSAGVALHVAGDFPGIELEFWAIRP
- a CDS encoding type VI secretion system Vgr family protein; amino-acid sequence: MTLTDTDRVAQVTCALGKNALVLYRMRGVEELGRLAQWDVDLLADRSNLDIARMLGSDFSLSLEIPGGGTREYNGIVTAFELARAASTQPNRPAMYRATVRPRLWLLTRASHCRFFHQMTVPAIIGKVLADYHIDFENKCSATYPSVEHCAQYRETDFDFVSRIAEREGIYYFFEHQGGKHRLILTDSSQVHGATPHCAALPFRPQPAMPHEHEWVYAWSTGGEVATGIVEINDYDFEKPSQSAQQGLVARALRSTPFDPAVYAMQEHAPGYTQHEDAERLARAHAETHQASNVFVSARTTARAIWPGGLVRLTGHPLEQQNREYLVVSAEYAINSDDYLSALDPNNRPPVFDCAFRALPRDAGFRAARSTARARVAGPQTAVVVGPNGEEIHTDKYGRIKVQFHWEQLAPEASRESLQRCWVRVAQPWAGKGYGAFFLPRIGQEVLVHFIEGDPDQPLVIGSVYNAAQTTPYELAAKMARTTLKSNSTKGGNGFNEMRFDDTKEAEQLFFHAERDLETWVKHDALTRIGNERHVIVEHDDLARCGGNRSDAVQGDQRVRIGGKYSLDVGGDTQHKSGANILVGAGVNVDIKGEANVTVEAGVTLTLKAGGNTIVLGPSGIAINAAGPVSIDGVVVQINCGGGGGGAGAASASPDAPADPRQADDGSK
- the tssH gene encoding type VI secretion system ATPase TssH — its product is MTEISRTALFGKLDSLAYRAIENGAAFCKLRGNPYVELAHWMHQILLAADSDVRRLVRHFELDETALERDLTAALDRLPRGATSVSDISAQVDEAVERGWVFGSLMFNAAKVRTGHLVIGMLRTPNLRNALYALSRQFEKISFDALSGRFDALLEGSPEAHAATADESVAPAVVPSGQQDALTRYTVDLTAEAREGKLDPIVGRDMEIRQVIDILMRRRQNNPILTGEAGVGKTAVVEGFAQRIVAGEVPPALRDAVVRTLDVGLLQAGASVKGEFESRLKQVIEQVQASAKPVILFIDEAHTLVGAGGAAGTGDAANLLKPALARGTLRTIAATTWVEYKKHIEKDPALTRRFQVVKVPEPSEAGAIAMMRGLVGKMERHHGVQVLDEAVEAAVKLSHRFIPARQLPDKAVSLLDTACARVAVSQQALPPAIDDAKRRIETWQTESEIVTREAALGIDTQERAADVAARLDAERARLADLTARWETERALVVRILAARRSIEEGGEGETLSQLQAMSAELAERQGEAPLILPGVDAHAVASVVQDWTGIPVGRMVRDEAASVLDLAATLNRRIVGQRHAMEMIARRVQTARAGLDDPCKPVGVFMLAGTSGVGKTETALALAEALYGGEDNVITVNMSEYQEAHTVSLLKGAPPGYVGYGEGGVLTEAVRRRPYSVVLLDEFEKAHPDVHKLFFQVFDKGRMEDGEGREIDFSNTLILLTTNVGTELITHLCGGGREAPSPEEIARALRTPLLDAFPPALLGRVAVIPYYPLDDAMLDAVIRLQLARIGRRIEQQYRVSFAYDDAVVGLIARRCTELASGGRMIDAILTNTLLPRVSKEFLGRLVEGSTVGKVEVGVCDGDFTYAFD
- the tagH gene encoding type VI secretion system-associated FHA domain protein TagH; the protein is MYLTLTLDTYQGSAPDVPLACRFGAAGGTIGRGPDNTMVLPDTAKTVSRVQARIDRTEDGWRLADLGTNPSRLNGRPLTSDRPVPLANGDLLEIGGYRLDVRTLEPAPAEAFDAPLGVHDRRDFDPLDRSSQREDALTETFAHDPLARAAVLADCPLPGPRFDPLAATLGDAHPAHEAPRRFDGHAVFAGSGSDHVPPEQFAYVPPAGAMTHAPAGGIPHDYDPLGDVALASSASAASGPLREPVQRPTIPAAAPSRAAPASGVAANDANAEAAFAALLDGLGVDAGALAGRNAAEVARLAGAMLRTAVRGVVDVLLSRSMLKREISLDTTMLVQRDNNPLKFFPDGDGALAQMLRGASAGYLPPQTALEGAFDDIRRHEVAVLAGTRAAMLHLLGRFDPKAIVAADTRRGRFDWLPACRKARQWDRLVALHAELARASADDLQALCGSAFNDAYERQVNGRADVIPLAPSIR
- a CDS encoding DUF4280 domain-containing protein, whose amino-acid sequence is MPQQVSMGATLQCSFGMAPSELVVLPINRVLCEGPLAANIMDHVPLVNIMPFGMCTSPANPEVAAATAAALGTPTPMPCVPVTVSPWVPGALNVLLGNQPSLDNVSTCQCIWGGVVTIVDPATCETQIP